The nucleotide window CGTGGTTCCGGTTGTCCTCCAGTGGCATTTCTGAAATTTAACGAAAACCGAGCTCCCATTTCCTATCCTCGTCAACGCGCATAGGTCCGGTAGACGTCGGAGTGGTAAAAGATCACCTGGCAAGAACCGTTGGAAAAAGAAGCacagggaagaaaaaaaaaaaaaaaaaagatccgtGACCGTCATTTGTTGACGCCGTTAACTCTTCGCTCTTAAATACGCCTTCCAACCCAGGCCACCCGTCTTTCGCCCTGAAATTAGGGcgacagagcgagagagagcaAGAGGCTGTTGAAAGCACCGTTCATGGCGGATTGCCTCGACGGAAGGAGGATCGGGATCGGGGGTTAATCAGAAGAAAGAATACAGGAAagtggaaagaagaagaagaagaagaagaaaggaaaggggaGGGGAGGACGACTGGTAAGGGAGATGGCGGAGGAGAAGAAGTCGTGGGCGAAGAAGGAAGGCGGGGGAGGGCTTCTTCTGGGGCGCTACGAAGTGGGGAAGCTCCTCGGCCACGGCACGTTCGCCAAGGTGTATTATGCGCGCAACGTGAAGACGGGGGAGAGCGTGGCGATCAAGGTGCTGGACAAGGAGAAGATCCTCAAGAGCGGCCTCATCTCCCACATCAAGCGCGAGATCTCTGTCCTCCGCCGCGTTCGCCACCCCAACATCGTGCAGCTGTTCGAGGTCATGGCCACCAAGACCAAGATCTACTTCGTCATGGAGTTCGTGAGGGGCGGCGAACTGTTCGGCCGCGTCGCCAAGGGCCGACTCAAGGAGGAGACGGCCAGACGGTATTTCCAACAGCTTGTCTCAGCCGTCGAGTTCTGCCACAGCAGAGGTGTTTACCACCGCGATCTTAAGCCCGAGAACCTCCTGCTGGACGAGAACGGCGATCTGAAGGTCTCGGACTTTGGCCTCAGCGCGGTCTCCGATCAGATCCGCCAGGACGGTCTCTTCCATACCTTCTGCGGCACGCCCGCGTACGTCGCCCCGGAGGTGCTCGCGAGAAAGGGCTACGACGGTGCCAAGGTCGATATCTGGTCATGCGGCGTTATACTGTTTGTTCTCATGGCTGGGTACCTCCCTTTCCATGATCAGAACGTTATGGCCATGTACCGCAAGATCTACAAGGGCGAATTCCGTTGCCCCCGATGGTTCTCGCCGGAGCTCTCCCGGCTGCTCTGCCGGCTTCTAGACACGAACCCAGAGACGAGGATCACCATTCCGGAGCTCATGGAGAATAGGTGGTTCAAGAAAGGGTTCAAGCAGGTGAAGTTCTATATCGAGAACGATCGCTTACACAACGTCGATGACGACGATGGTTTCGATTCCCAAACATCAGCCTCATCATCGCCCGAGAGACAGAGCAGGCCCTCCGG belongs to Nymphaea colorata isolate Beijing-Zhang1983 chromosome 13, ASM883128v2, whole genome shotgun sequence and includes:
- the LOC116266894 gene encoding CBL-interacting serine/threonine-protein kinase 12-like — its product is MAEEKKSWAKKEGGGGLLLGRYEVGKLLGHGTFAKVYYARNVKTGESVAIKVLDKEKILKSGLISHIKREISVLRRVRHPNIVQLFEVMATKTKIYFVMEFVRGGELFGRVAKGRLKEETARRYFQQLVSAVEFCHSRGVYHRDLKPENLLLDENGDLKVSDFGLSAVSDQIRQDGLFHTFCGTPAYVAPEVLARKGYDGAKVDIWSCGVILFVLMAGYLPFHDQNVMAMYRKIYKGEFRCPRWFSPELSRLLCRLLDTNPETRITIPELMENRWFKKGFKQVKFYIENDRLHNVDDDDGFDSQTSASSSPERQSRPSGGGGGRGLPRPASLNAFDIISFSPGFDLSGLFEERGEEARFVSGEPVSKIISKLEEIAKLVSFTVRKKDCQVSLEGSGRRGERGSMAGHLAIAAEIFELTPSLVVVEVKKTAGDRGEYEEFCRTELGPGLRDLAAGPAPTTTEEAVATVETGEEEERGEPPTLIASDTE